The following coding sequences lie in one Aspergillus puulaauensis MK2 DNA, chromosome 3, nearly complete sequence genomic window:
- a CDS encoding uncharacterized protein (SECRETED:SignalP(1-19)), producing the protein MHFLRYLPLVSFVTAIASGTPDASPDRDVDTTLSKLSEVTGPLLDGLTTSLAGVSIPGINPRETSTERKAIKRQAQDPQQGLSDALNSLLPVHLRLSVQYEHWLTGHNETNQGISSVLNNGVINQIFDLLRDGKNIFTPEWNDKFNDVADQLTPLANDLGLFLGYLIRVILTGSFSGTGTTDTGPTFTQPSFPNDTDSGFAWPGFTIPSGSGDTPATSTESPIFSATSTGYGFSGLGIDWSGLGGSGSGSGSGGFGSSSVGISVPTGTASGGYTPSLTTPTASVFTGAAASAHMDLPLVLGLAGVFGTVVLV; encoded by the exons ATGCACTTTCTGAGATACCTTCCCCTCGTTTCCTTTGTTACGGCCATCGCCTCTGGCACTCCAGATGCATCTCCTGATCGAGATGTTGACACCACGCTCTCTAAGCTCTCAGAAGTGACCGGCCCCCTTCTCGACGGTCTTACTACGAGCCTTGCTGGTGTTTCCATCCCAGGTATTAATCCAAGGGAGACCAGCACAGAAAGGAAAGCAATCAAACGACAAGCCCAGGATCCACAACAAGGACTCTCCGATGCCTTGAACTCGTTGCTACCGGTACATCTCAGACTCTCCGTGCAGTATGAGCACTGGCTAACCGGACATAATGAAACCAACCAGGGCATCTCCTCCGTCCTAAACAACGGCGTAATCAACCAAatcttcgacctcctccGCGACGGCAAAAACATCTTCACCCCCGAGTGGAATGACAAGTTCAACGACGTTGCAGACCAACTTACCCCA CTGGCAAACGACCTCGGCCTCTTCCTGGGCTATCTCATCCGCGTAATCCTAACAGGGTCTTTCAGCGGCACCGGGACAACGGATACGGGGCCGACGTTCACACAGCCTTCTTTCCCTAATGATACTGATTCTGGGTTCGCATGGCCGGGGTTTACTATTCCTTCAGGGAGTGGGGATACGCCGGCTACGTCTACTGAGTCTCCTATCTTCTCTGCGACGTCGACAGGCTATGGTTTTTCGGGATTGGGGATTGATTGGTCTGGGCttggtgggagtgggagtgggagtgggagtggtgggtttggatcATCGTCGGTTGGTATTAGTGTCCCTACGGGGACGGCGAGTGGTGGGTATACTCCTAGCTTGACGACGCCGACTGCGAGTGTCTTTACTGGGGCGGCAGCGAGTGCCCATATGGACTTGCCtctggtgttggggttggctGGGGTCTTTGGCACTGTTGTTCTGGTTTAG
- a CDS encoding putative haloalkanoic acid dehalogenase (COG:S;~EggNog:ENOG410PIDI;~InterPro:IPR036412,IPR041492,IPR023214,IPR006439;~PFAM:PF13419;~go_function: GO:0016787 - hydrolase activity [Evidence IEA]) yields the protein MSNLSSYHLLTFDVYGTLVDWEGGILAALEPSLAKNNASGKFTRQQLLAVYHEFEKSQQTKTPDMLYTDVLATILAPLLSKLGLPAPTADESRAFGESVGKWPAFPDTVAALKRLQKVYKLVVLSNVDRESFSKTNAGSLEGVKFDLVITAQDVGSYKPDLRNFSYMLDAVKREFGVEREQVLQTAQSQFHDHHPAKKAGVKSVWIVRPGATMGNLEENIFDWKFDTLGEMADALEKEKQ from the coding sequence ATGTCCAATCTATCCTCCTACCACCTCCTCACCTTCGACGTCTACGGCACCCTCGTCGACTGGGAGGGCGGCATCCTCGCCGCCCTCGAGCCCAGCCTGGCCAAGAACAACGCCTCGGGGAAATTCACCCGCCAGCAGCTGCTGGCTGTATACCATGAGTTCGAAAAGTCGCAGCAGACCAAGACGCCTGATATGCTGTACACCGATGTCCTTGCGACAATTCTCGCACCGTTGTTGTCGAAGCTAGGTCTCCCGGCGCCGACGGCCGACGAGTCCCGCGCGTTCGGGGAGTCGGTTGGCAAGTGGCCTGCGTTTCCGGATACAGTAGCTGCATTGAAGAGATTACAAAAGGTTTACAAACTGGTCGTGCTATCGAATGTCGACCGGGAGTCATTTTCCAAGACGAATGCGGGCAGTTTGGAGGGAGTCAAGTTCGATTTGGTGATCACGGCGCAGGACGTCGGGTCGTATAAACCGGATTTGAGGAATTTCAGCTACATGCTTGATGCTGTGAAGAGGgagtttggtgttgagaggGAGCAGGTGCTTCAGACGGCGCAGAGCCAGTTCCATGATCATCATCCGGCCAAGAAGGCCGGGGTTAAGTCAGTGTGGATTGTCAGGCCGGGAGCGACGATGGGGAATTTGGAGGAGAATATCTTTGATTGGAAGTTCGATACGTTGGGGGAGATGGCGGATGCattggagaaggagaagcagtAA
- a CDS encoding uncharacterized protein (COG:G;~EggNog:ENOG410PM2U;~InterPro:IPR005829,IPR005828,IPR003663,IPR036259, IPR020846;~PFAM:PF00083,PF07690;~TransMembrane:12 (i12-38o58-82i94-114o120-140i152-173o193-210i281-309o315-338i345-369o381-406i418-439o445-466i);~go_component: GO:0016020 - membrane [Evidence IEA];~go_component: GO:0016021 - integral component of membrane [Evidence IEA];~go_function: GO:0022857 - transmembrane transporter activity [Evidence IEA];~go_process: GO:0055085 - transmembrane transport [Evidence IEA]) → MSILPNISVNAYNLWVVILVAVGTISTAYGLAVIGSTVGQPSFYTYFDLEADTSAPGYAHTTNMIGALNGINSAGAVIGCILQAWTADAHGRKTTIQMGAVVLVIGGALCSGAVHMAMFLVGRLVAGIGAGTLACIVPIYQAEVSTAETRGAMVCVTGIMYAVGYSLAGWLGYACFFMDGNSPAASFAWRFPLAFQVTFPLFVLGGSPYLPESPRWLLAKNKRERALTIVQRLHASSNTNADEEFALIEKQLELDQSLLTQGKKKIGTALFSTPANRKRSLIAVILMIGNQFLGTFVLTNYGVLIYASLGLAGSIPLLLNACWTSFTLIGNTWTALYVDRFGRRPFLLIGAAGCTVSVIFLCALSASYLDTNSGNVAGLRAAVFFIFFYIFWWCFFVDATQFAYIAEIFPNHLRSQGVALGLSCFYLASEVTLVAAPVALDRIGWKFYLVLICPSVVYVSCIYFLFPETKGRTLEEMGRIFGEGTQTLDGEEGVGVGGLVENGEKAEERRIENVS, encoded by the coding sequence ATGTCTATCCTGCCTAATATATCCGTAAACGCCTACAACCTCTGGGTCGTGATCCTCGTGGCCGTGGGCACAATCTCAACAGCCTACGGGCTCGCCGTGATCGGATCCACGGTCGGCCAGCCAAGCTTCTACACGTACTTTGATCTCGAAGCCGACACCAGCGCACCGGGGTACGCACATACAACGAACATGATTGGGGCCCTGAACGGGATTAACTCTGCTGGTGCCGTCATCGGCTGTATCCTACAGGCATGGACTGCAGACGCGCACGGGCGCAAAACGACCATCCAGATGGGTGCTGTTGTGCTAGTCATCGGAGGTGCCCTGTGTTCGGGGGCTGTCCACATGGCGATGTTCCTGGTCGGAAGACTGGTCGCTGGTATTGGAGCTGGAACCCTTGCTTGTATTGTTCCTATATACCAGGCTGAGGTGTCCACGGCTGAAACCCGGGGTGCGATGGTCTGCGTTACGGGCATCATGTATGCTGTGGGCTACAGTCTGGCCGGGTGGTTAGGGTATGCATGCTTCTTCATGGATGGAAACAGCCCGGCAGCTTCGTTCGCATGGCGCTTCCCACTCGCCTTTCAAGTTACCTTCCCTCTGTTTGTGCTAGGAGGGAGTCCGTACCTCCCAGAGTCACCGCGGTGGCTCCTCGCAAAGAACAAACGCGAGAGAGCCCTAACAATCGTCCAACGACTACACGcctccagcaacaccaacgcAGACGAGGAATTCGCCTTGATAGAGAAACAGCTCGAGCTCGACCAATCACTCCTCAcgcagggaaagaagaaaatcgGAACAGCACTCTTCTCCACCCCGGCAAACCGCAAACGCTCCCTCATTGCTGTAATCCTCATGATCGGGAACCAGTTCCTCGGAACGTTCGTGCTCACAAACTACGGCGTCCTCATCTACGCTTCCCTTGGTCTCGCCGGGTCCATCCCTCTCCTCCTAAACGCCTGCTGGACCTCCTTCACTCTCATCGGCAACACCTGGACAGCCCTCTACGTCGACCGCTTCGGCCGGCGtcccttcctcctcatcggcgCAGCAGGCTGCACGGTATCCGTGATCTTCCTATGCGCACTATCAGCATCCTACCTCGACACAAACAGCGGAAACGTCGCTGGCCTCCGcgccgccgtcttcttcatcttcttctacATATTTTGGTGGTGTTTCTTCGTGGACGCGACGCAGTTCGCGTACATCGCGGAGATATTCCCCAACCATCTCCGTAGCCAGGGTGTTGCATTAGGGCTAAGCTGTTTCTATTTAGCGTCTGAGGTGACTCTTGTTGCTGCGCCGGTGGCGCTGGATCGGATTGGATGGAAGTTTTACCTTGTGCTTATTTGTCCGAGTGTGGTTTATGTTTCGtgtatttattttcttttccctgaGACGAAGGGGAGGactttggaggagatgggtaGGATTTTTGGGGAGGGTACGCAGACtctggatggggaggagggagttggcgttggtggaTTGGTGGAGAACGGGGAGAAGGCAGAAGAGAGGCGGATTGAGAATGTTTCTTGA